CATTTCCAATATTGTTGGGAGATGTGAGGTTGCCGATATTGTCGGCCATGAACAGTATGAGCTTACGAAGAAGCACCTGATCGGTTATCTTATTCCTCTCAACGACGTCGCGAAGGATGACGGAGGAATAAATACCGTCAAGTGCGGCGTTGATATCTCGCTGTCGAAAATCATAGGCGGCAATAGAAGGCATACCGCCATATTTAAGGTAGGTTTCAAACTTCTGCTCATCGCTCGTCCCCGATTCAAAGGTATTGAAGTCAAGAAACTCCTTGAAGGAAAGCGGCAACATTTTTATCTCCACATACCGACCAGACAGGAACGTTGCAAAATCAGAGGAAAGCAAATAGGCGTTAGAGCCGGTGATGTAGATATCAACATCGAAATCCACGCGGAAGGAATTGACCGCGCGCATCCAGCCTGACACCATCTGCACCTCGTCAAGTATAATGTAATTCTTGCCGGTCTTTGATATCCTGCCGGACACCTCCTTATACAGGGCGCGGTAGTCTTTGATTGCTTCGTACTGCAGAGATTCAAAGTTCAGACAGATAATATTCTCCACAGGGACGCCGGACTCCAATAAATTGTCTGAGAACATATCCAGCAGGGTGGATTTACCGCAGCGTCGGATGCCCGTAACGATTTTGACTATGTCCTTATCCTTGAAAGACATCAGTGTATCCATATAGATATTTCTTGGTATCATCAAACTCACTCCTTTGCGAAGATGATATACGAATATCATAAGCAAGTCAAGAGTTTTTGACCTATAAGTTAAAAACAATATTATTTCGATAACTTTTTGACTTAAAAATGCTTAAAATCAAAT
This window of the Methylomusa anaerophila genome carries:
- a CDS encoding ATP-binding protein → MIPRNIYMDTLMSFKDKDIVKIVTGIRRCGKSTLLDMFSDNLLESGVPVENIICLNFESLQYEAIKDYRALYKEVSGRISKTGKNYIILDEVQMVSGWMRAVNSFRVDFDVDIYITGSNAYLLSSDFATFLSGRYVEIKMLPLSFKEFLDFNTFESGTSDEQKFETYLKYGGMPSIAAYDFRQRDINAALDGIYSSVILRDVVERNKITDQVLLRKLILFMADNIGNLTSPNNIGNVLVHEGDLDEGKRKKNPASKTIAGYISALEKAYVFYGVGRYDIKGKQYLKTQSKYYMVDTGIRNMLLGYRDVDRGHILENVVYFELLRRGYDVSIGKAGEKEVDFIAIRPDEKVYYQITETITGGHTRERELEPLRGINDNYEKVVLSMDRSFVNSYEGIKVKNIVDFLLEK